A window of Patagioenas fasciata isolate bPatFas1 chromosome 5, bPatFas1.hap1, whole genome shotgun sequence contains these coding sequences:
- the WARS1 gene encoding tryptophan--tRNA ligase, cytoplasmic, producing MADSLNCDLKSLNPLQLFERVTEQGEKVRALKAGKAPKDEIDAAVRMLLSLKLSYKATTGQDYQAGLPPKDLVLINNGTTKEGDEDFVDPWTVQTSNAKGVDYDKLIVRFGSSKIDTDLINRIERAIGQKPHRFLRRGIFFSHRDMDQILDAYEKKKSFYLYTGRGPSSQAMHVGHLIPFIFTKWLQEVFDVPLVIQLTDDEKYLWKDLTTERAYEYARENAKDIIACGFDVKKTFIFSDLDYLGTSSGFYKNIVKVQKHVTFNQVKGIFGFTDSDCIGKISFPAIQAAPSFSSSFPQIFNGKENIQCLIPCAIDQDPYFRMTRDVAPRIGLPKPALMHSVFFPALQGAQTKMSASDPNSSIFLTDTPKQIKTKINKHAFSGGRDTIEEHRKYGGNCDVDVSFMYLTFFLEDDDRLEQLKQAYTSGELLTGELKKVLIETLQPLIAAHQERRKQVTDEVVRQFMTPRKLAFEF from the exons ATGGCTGATAGTCTGAACTGTGATTTGAAATCTCTGAATCCGCTTCAGCTGTTTGAAAGAGTAACTGAACAAGGAGAGAAAGTCAGAGCACTGAAAGCAGGAAAAGCACCAAAG gATGAAATTGATGCAGCAGTGAGGATGCTATTGTCATTAAAACTGTCATATAAAGCAACAACAGGGCAAGATTATCAGGCAGGCTTGCCTCCAAAAGATCTTGTACTAATAAACAATGGTACAACTAAAGAAGGGGATGAGGATTTTGTGGACCCCTGGACTGTGCAGACATCGAATGCTAAGGGCGTGGATTATGACAAACTCATAG TTCGGTTTGGCAGCAGTAAAATTGACACAGACCTGATCAATCGAATAGAAAGAGCTATTGGGCAAAAACCTCACCGCTTTCTACGTAGAGGAATCTTTTTTTCTCACAG AGATATGGACCAAATCCTTGATGCTTATGAAAAGAAGAAGTCCTTTTACCTTTATACAGGCAGAGGGCCATCCTCTCAGGCAATGCATGTGGGTCATCTTATCCCATTTATATTCACAAA GTGGCTGCAAGAAGTATTTGATGTTCCCTTAGTTATACAGTTAACTGATGATGAGAAGTACCTTTGGAAGGACCTGACAACTGAGAGGGCATATGAATATGCTAGAGAAAATGCAAAAGACATCATTGCGTGTGGTTTTGACGTCAAGAAAACCTTTATATTTTCTGATTTAGACTATTTGGG GACGAGTAGTGGATTCTACAAAAACATTGTCAAAGTTCAGAAGCATGTGACATTTAACCAAGTGAAAGGAATCTTTGGCTTTACAGACAGTGATTGCATTG GAAAGATCAGCTTTCCTGCTATTCAGGCTGCTCCATCCTTCAGTTCGTCATTTCCACAGATCTTCAATGGCAAGGAGAACATTCAGTGTCTTATCCCATGTGCTATCGATCAG GATCCTTATTTTAGAATGACCCGAGATGTAGCACCTAGAATTGGGCTGCCTAAACCAGCCTTAATGCACTCAGTCttcttcccagccctgcaaggaGCACAGACAAAAATGAGTGCTAGTGACCCgaactcctccattttcctcaCTGATACACCCAAACAAATCAAGACAAAG ATTAACAAGCATGCCTTCTCGGGAGGCAGAGACACCATTGAAGAGCACAGGAAGTATGGAGGTAACTGCGATGTGGATGTGTCTTTTATGTACCTGACTTTCTTCCTAGAAGATGATGACAGGCTTGAACAACTGAAGCAG GCGTACACAAGTGGGGAGTTGCTCACGGGGGAGCTGAAGAAGGTTCTTATTGAAACGTTGCAGCCCTTGATAGCAGCTCATCAAGAGCGACGGAAGCAGGTTACAGATGAAGTAGTGAGGCAATTTATGACTCCACGGAAGCTAGCTTTTGAATTTTGA